The proteins below come from a single Agrococcus beijingensis genomic window:
- a CDS encoding RNA degradosome polyphosphate kinase, with protein sequence MQGTPTDDGLPADRFLDRELSWLAFNERILEMGEDPRVPLLERANFLAIFASNLDEFFMVRVAGLKRRIATGLAVPTNVGFAPQELLDLLVQRAHDLQQRHARAARDGLQVGLEDAGIRVVTWGDLTDGERAAMSARFEAEIFPVLMPLAVDPAHPFPYISGLSLNLAVRVRVPDEVEDSQFARLKVPAVLPRFIELPRDGHSHRFLTLEELIANNLDEVFAGMEVLDHHVFRVTRNEDVTIDEDDTENLIKALEHELSRRKFGPPIRLEVAEDIDDDTLELLVDELDITDAEVYRLPGLLDLTGLFQLSAIGRPDLHYTKRVPVTPAAFLPTDQDERPDLFAAITRKDVLVHHPYESFATSVQALLEQAADDPDVLAIKQTLYRTSGDSPVVAALIRAAAQGKQVLALVEVKARFDEQANIRWARQLERAGVHVVYGIVGLKTHCKLMMIVRRENGRLRHYCHVGTGNYNPKTSRIYEDFGLFTDNDQVGRDITRLFNELSGYAKEKSFQRLLVAPRHLRRGLLDRFERETEAARQGRTARIRIKVNSIVDEQIIDSLYRASRAGVQVEMWVRGICSIKPGVPGLSDNITIRSIAGRYLEHSRVFAFWNDGDEEVFIGSADMMHRNLDRRVETLIELTSSEHKRDIQQHFDKAMSPRTAAWTANADGTWTRSAYDDDGTPLDDLHRDRMIQIQRRKRSGR encoded by the coding sequence ATGCAGGGCACGCCCACCGACGACGGGCTGCCCGCCGACCGGTTCCTCGATCGGGAGCTCTCGTGGCTCGCGTTCAACGAGCGGATCCTCGAGATGGGCGAGGACCCCCGCGTGCCGCTGCTCGAGCGGGCCAACTTCCTGGCGATCTTCGCCTCGAACCTCGACGAGTTCTTCATGGTGCGCGTCGCCGGCCTCAAGCGGCGCATCGCGACCGGCCTCGCCGTGCCCACCAACGTCGGCTTCGCACCGCAGGAGCTGCTCGACCTGCTGGTGCAGCGCGCCCACGACCTGCAGCAGCGCCACGCGCGCGCCGCCCGCGACGGCCTGCAGGTCGGGCTCGAGGACGCCGGCATCCGGGTCGTCACCTGGGGAGACCTGACCGACGGCGAGCGCGCGGCCATGTCGGCGCGCTTCGAGGCCGAGATCTTCCCCGTCCTCATGCCCCTCGCGGTCGACCCCGCGCATCCGTTCCCCTACATCTCCGGCCTCTCGCTCAACCTCGCCGTGCGCGTGCGCGTGCCCGACGAGGTGGAGGACTCGCAGTTCGCGCGCCTCAAGGTGCCTGCCGTGCTGCCGCGCTTCATCGAGCTGCCGCGCGACGGGCACTCGCATCGGTTCCTCACCCTCGAGGAGCTCATCGCCAACAACCTCGACGAGGTGTTCGCCGGCATGGAGGTGCTCGACCACCACGTCTTCCGCGTCACCCGCAACGAAGACGTCACGATCGACGAGGACGACACCGAGAACCTCATCAAGGCGCTCGAGCACGAGCTCTCGCGACGCAAGTTCGGGCCGCCCATCCGCCTCGAGGTCGCCGAGGACATCGACGACGACACCCTCGAGCTGCTCGTCGACGAGCTCGACATCACCGACGCCGAGGTCTACCGGCTGCCCGGCCTGCTCGACCTGACGGGCCTGTTCCAGCTCTCGGCGATCGGCCGGCCCGACCTGCACTACACGAAGCGGGTGCCCGTCACCCCGGCGGCGTTCCTGCCCACCGACCAGGACGAGCGGCCCGACCTCTTCGCCGCCATCACCCGCAAGGACGTGCTGGTCCACCACCCCTACGAGTCGTTCGCGACCAGCGTGCAGGCGCTGCTCGAGCAGGCGGCCGACGACCCCGACGTGCTCGCCATCAAGCAGACGCTCTACCGCACCTCCGGCGACTCCCCCGTCGTCGCTGCGCTGATCCGCGCCGCCGCGCAGGGCAAGCAGGTGCTCGCGCTCGTCGAGGTGAAGGCGCGCTTCGACGAGCAGGCGAACATCCGCTGGGCGCGGCAGCTCGAGCGCGCGGGCGTGCACGTCGTCTACGGCATCGTCGGGCTCAAGACGCACTGCAAGCTGATGATGATCGTGCGGCGCGAGAACGGCCGGCTGCGGCACTACTGCCACGTCGGCACCGGCAACTACAACCCGAAGACCAGCCGCATCTACGAGGACTTCGGCCTCTTCACCGACAACGACCAGGTCGGCCGCGACATCACCCGCCTGTTCAACGAGCTCTCCGGCTACGCCAAGGAGAAGTCGTTCCAGCGGCTGCTCGTCGCACCCCGGCACCTGCGGCGCGGGCTGCTCGACCGCTTCGAGCGCGAGACCGAGGCGGCGCGCCAGGGCCGCACCGCACGCATCCGCATCAAGGTCAACTCGATCGTCGACGAGCAGATCATCGACTCGCTCTACCGGGCCAGCCGGGCGGGCGTGCAGGTCGAGATGTGGGTGCGCGGCATCTGCTCGATCAAGCCCGGCGTGCCGGGGCTGAGCGACAACATCACGATCCGCTCGATCGCCGGCCGCTACCTCGAGCACTCGCGGGTCTTCGCGTTCTGGAACGACGGCGACGAGGAGGTGTTCATCGGCTCGGCCGACATGATGCACCGCAACCTCGACCGCCGCGTCGAGACGCTCATCGAGCTGACCTCGTCGGAGCACAAGCGCGACATCCAGCAGCACTTCGACAAGGCGATGTCGCCGAGGACGGCCGCGTGGACGGCGAACGCCGATGGCACCTGGACCCGCAGCGCCTACGACGACGACGGCACGCCGCTCGACGACCTGCATCGCGACCGGATGATCCAGATCCAGCGCCGGAAGCGCTCGGGCCGATGA
- the mshD gene encoding mycothiol synthase codes for MRTAMAVELAERIGAACLAADGARPFNDQALIELRRGERRAIGDATALAVVSDGEHEVELAVHPEHRRRGLGTALAARVADELGDFEAWAHGDHPAARAIARRLGASQVRTLLQLRMPVPAAPVPAAPLPAEPVPAAPRGDRLPDGVRAFEPDDASALLALNAAAFADHPEQGRMSAADLAARMAEPWHDPANLVVLPGDGGLDGFAWVKPDADSGGAVAELYVLGVSPARQGAGIGRRMLEAAFVRMRASGATTAHLYVEGDNAPALALYERAGFAQWAIDVRWRHAPSISG; via the coding sequence ATGCGCACGGCGATGGCGGTCGAGCTCGCCGAGCGGATCGGCGCGGCCTGCCTCGCCGCCGACGGCGCGCGGCCCTTCAACGACCAGGCGCTCATCGAGCTGCGCCGAGGCGAGCGCCGAGCGATCGGCGACGCGACCGCGCTGGCGGTCGTCAGCGACGGCGAGCACGAGGTCGAGCTGGCCGTGCACCCCGAGCACCGCAGGCGCGGCCTCGGCACGGCGCTCGCCGCCCGGGTCGCCGACGAGCTGGGCGACTTCGAGGCGTGGGCGCACGGCGACCATCCGGCGGCCCGCGCCATCGCGCGACGGCTGGGCGCCTCGCAGGTGCGCACGCTGCTGCAGCTGCGGATGCCGGTGCCGGCCGCGCCCGTGCCAGCGGCGCCCCTGCCAGCCGAGCCCGTGCCAGCTGCACCCCGAGGCGACCGCCTGCCCGACGGGGTGCGCGCGTTCGAGCCCGACGACGCATCCGCCCTGCTCGCCCTGAACGCCGCCGCGTTCGCCGACCACCCCGAGCAGGGCCGCATGTCGGCCGCCGACCTCGCCGCGCGCATGGCCGAGCCGTGGCACGACCCCGCCAACCTGGTGGTGCTGCCGGGCGACGGCGGGCTCGACGGATTCGCCTGGGTGAAGCCCGACGCAGACTCAGGCGGCGCCGTCGCCGAGCTCTACGTGCTGGGCGTCTCGCCCGCGCGGCAGGGCGCCGGCATCGGTCGGCGGATGCTCGAGGCGGCCTTCGTGCGGATGCGCGCGTCGGGCGCGACCACCGCGCACCTCTACGTCGAGGGCGACAACGCGCCGGCGCTCGCGCTCTACGAGCGCGCGGGCTTCGCGCAGTGGGCCATCGATGTGCGATGGAGGCATGCGCCGTCCATCTCGGGTTGA
- a CDS encoding winged helix-turn-helix transcriptional regulator encodes MAHVVIFTRRDRGVLPGLELLEHRVTILPGTAEAVAHAPEADVFVVDGATELAAAKALCRLLEGDVPVLLGLTEGGFAAITAEWGASDIVLDSAGPAELEARIRLAITRSRRSGPIVASGLSIDETSYQAKVDGRPIDLTYKEFELLRFLASHPARVFTREQLLSEVWGYDYFGGTRTVDVHVRRLRAKLGDLETVIGTVRGVGYRFELADS; translated from the coding sequence ATGGCGCACGTCGTGATCTTCACCCGCCGTGATCGAGGAGTGCTGCCCGGTCTCGAGCTGCTCGAGCACCGCGTGACCATCCTCCCCGGCACAGCGGAAGCCGTCGCGCACGCCCCCGAGGCCGACGTCTTCGTGGTCGACGGGGCGACCGAGCTGGCCGCGGCCAAGGCGCTCTGCCGGCTGCTCGAAGGCGACGTGCCGGTGCTGCTGGGGCTCACCGAGGGAGGCTTCGCCGCCATCACCGCCGAGTGGGGCGCGAGCGACATCGTGCTCGACTCCGCCGGTCCTGCAGAGCTCGAGGCACGCATCCGCCTCGCCATCACCCGCAGCCGCCGCAGCGGGCCGATCGTCGCCAGCGGCCTCAGCATCGATGAGACCAGCTACCAGGCGAAGGTCGACGGCCGCCCGATCGACCTCACCTACAAGGAGTTCGAGCTGCTGCGGTTCCTCGCCTCGCACCCCGCCCGCGTCTTCACCCGCGAGCAGCTGCTGAGCGAGGTCTGGGGCTACGACTACTTCGGCGGCACCCGCACGGTCGACGTGCACGTGCGGCGCCTGCGCGCGAAGCTCGGCGACCTCGAGACCGTCATCGGCACGGTGCGGGGCGTCGGCTACCGGTTCGAGCTGGCGGACTCCTGA